A stretch of the Raphanus sativus cultivar WK10039 unplaced genomic scaffold, ASM80110v3 Scaffold0347, whole genome shotgun sequence genome encodes the following:
- the LOC108842895 gene encoding uncharacterized protein LOC108842895, whose product MKRNHTSPQQKPNPSKKTKKNPQTQCVDVVKAKPCDQQKETVSEEGPWKNLELILSLQSSELNNKEKMELAFSFVESYAGEKGGDEDEDYQAVTISRLVMYLSDWIQSLFFTKEQNFQLKAEICLDFRCWNVLKFCLKQSSISHVSINVSRYLLKAIGFIAGDLLSALNKALSSGISFGDGQGFEAFSSVVDCVELLFSSKSGLFNDNFDLWFSAVEPVLKLTHRVLVENVKDGVANAFVLKFSCLVLEPFSTFMVQPTKKNGFQDFVDKLAEPLLSVLGLLLPSEGKGHGLETTLLKLIQDILSLGLFHSSHIDGFLGLGGAERYLPESKVNKTVLKSYHRHFFTKFENMLLMKKELELSCMGSLFRLFINRVMKQQRDSNQLQATKASPAGQAGVKLGKQLGTAINDNESSAKSHSSSFLRWESRKSLFDFFLHLMEPILLKIDGHVEASSENTSLLADFCCLIKSANSLLFHFARERIYVKTEDASEGACFCFLKKIFTTVVSVASQLQHTSSEGSKMHVLLAKELITAIGYLLQIEYEVIENDLVTLWLIILSFTRLSSLSSENAEDDYPLTSLLLGLGCQLIDLYSDLRQVSVAVFAMCKAVRLVIPADGDNGEIEPPRTTVSLVERSAQSVEKLLSCQDLRLAIHRAIKAIPEGQASDFIKSLTTDVSETIDWIRVSCSASAREQDGQVAAFLAGALSSIYSLILDSLTIKTGNSINVGESLNSLVLLIRPCLTHLVSSDSDCIENFLSAVTGKGLDIITAEKNRETYRKSVRFFIIFFLRIYMSSRSLSRQVISLLPPKKSKEMAGTMGDSATARRGSDWVKKKSWNDEGYFSWICQPSASIVDIIKQIKAICLKDDSADCSLLVYILYGVALQRLVDLNRDIKSLDYVSQISDHQMHDTVLEHVSVLKCEGEELTEFILGNTIVPGFSEGGTFETMDNTDQWVLRASGIDGKCLPAVRLWVLSQNIDIWCPHAGKKNMKNFLSQLIGSSVHGDKGTQNKQTGLEQSPLGLLCDSALYEHEFVRRSLAPSLSHILKTTADAFFKDLTEEVDSPPDWSEVLILLESSVAKLQSDAFSEGHVSQLDIGKCTACQSLLNILCGMPKEYMNKKLLQLYASFLLDFERCIVFSMLRCLDKLSPGDMQNLFSLFITCRKTLKSVAMVSCDKVLRSTELPLSDISLLTSWLFKSVQAVVTCQERVGSDFTRKSRDAVFALMDHTSYMFLTVSRDQFSKALPLFDGQLSSTEGSEQANLAFENVAEQAETLLTALRATFRDENTVSECKTLILNKLVPIVSSLSGLLWGLASTVSHRDMQKSHKNAKLRWNSEEFSKLSGVIHVLSSFIEVFAQYLFLSSDVQREVRTSLDWTRLLDGTEGSNGLVCGEIVETSSDVKKQIIESLIEGNSTEVVLALRHLLIASAAILNLNLQIKGITFSPTFVPVLTGISFDLLSVLAGTSELPLEFSFIWLDGAAKYLEELGSHLCLYKRMVNRDHLYSKSIELHLKVIGKCISLQGKEATLESHETGFGTNVIHAKKVQSERSVSQRLHWLEELKVRFRMSFKVLIHNSEESHLKSGLETIERALVGVCEACPAIYSIQTGDRDGGRISETAAAGIDCLDLVLEHATGRNRLNEVKDRIKGLMSAVFGIMAHMQSPIIFCTDAVVGPKSPDTGSVILMCVEVLIRIAGKHALFEMNPSHISQSIHMPGAIFRDFGTLLHKDDQQQDLQVDQKFSVSMYAACCRLIYTSVKHHPKKTERSIATLLESVSALLHCLETAGNKVGKFATFEVEEGITCACFLRRIYEELRQQKEVFGHHCFKFLSSYIWVSCGYGPLKTGIKREVDEALRPGVYALVDSCSDQDRQYLHTVFGEGPCRNYLAALKQESDLNFKYEGKV is encoded by the exons ATGAAAAGGAATCATACCAGTCCGCAGCAGAAACCCAATCCgtcgaagaagacgaagaagaaccCTCAAACCCAATGTGTTGATGTCGTAAAAGCCAAACCTTGTGATCAACAAAAGGAAACAGTTTCCGAAGAGGGTCCATGGAAGAACCTTGAGCTTATACTGTCGTTGCAGAGCAGTGAATTGAACAACAAAGA GAAGATGGAGTTAGCTTTCAGTTTTGTGGAATCGTATGCAGGAGAGAAGGGGGGTGACGAGGATGAAGATTATCAAGCGGTTACGATCTCGCGTCTGGTTATGTATCTCAGCGACTGGATCCAGTCACTGTTTTTTACTAAAGAACAGAATTTTCAACTCAAGGCTGAGATATGTTTGGATTTCAGATGCTGGAACGTCCTCAAGTTCTGCTTGAAGCAGTCTTCAATCTCGCACGTCTCTATCAATGTGTCGAGATACCTTTTGAAGGCTATAGGGTTTATCGCGGGAGATCTTCTATCTGCACTTAACAAGGCCTTGTCTTCGGGGATTAGTTTTGGTGATGGTCAAGGTTTTGAAGCTTTCAGTTCTGTGGTTGACTGCGTAGAGTTGTTGTTTTCGTCGAAAAGTGGGCTTTTCAATGATAATTTCGACTTGTGGTTTTCAGCTGTTGAGCCTGTTCTCAAGCTCACGCATAGAGTGCTCGTAGAGAATGTCAAAGATGGCGTTGCTAATGCATTTGTCCTTAAATTCTCATGCTTGGTTCTTGAGCCGTTCTCTACGTTTATGGTTCAACCGACAAAGAAGAATGGGTTTCAAGATTTCGTGGACAAGCTTGCTGAGCCCTTACTGAGTGTGTTGGGTTTATTGTTACCCAGCGAGGGAAAAGGTCATGGTTTAGAAACGACCTTGTTGAAGTTGATTCAAGATATACTATCTCTGGGTCTGTTTCATTCATCTCACATTGATGGGTTTTTAGGCCTAGGCGGAGCTGAAAGGTATTTGCCAGAATCGAAAGTGAACAAAACCGTTTTGAAAAGCTACCATCGGCATTTTTTCACCAAGTTTGAGAACATGTTGCTGATGAAGAAGGAGCTGGAGCTGAGCTGTATGGGATCGTTGTTTCGTTTGTTTATAAACAGAGTAATGAAACAGCAAAGGGACTCGAATCAGCTGCAGGCTACAAAGGCCTCGCCTGCTGGCCAAGCAGGAGTAAAGCTAGGGAAGCAGCTAGGCACTGCTATAAATGATAACGAGTCTTCTGCAAAGAGTCATAGCTCAAGTTTCCTCCGCTGGGAGTCACGGAAATCACTTTTTGATTTCTTCCTGCATCTTATGGAACCTATATTGCTGAAGATCGATGGACATGTTGAAGCTTCCTCTGAAAATACATCTCTATTAGCTGATTTCTGTTGTTTGATTAAGTCCGCAAATAGTTTGCTCTTCCACTTTGCTCGTGAGAGAATATACGTCAAGACAGAGGATGCATCTGAAGGAGCTTGCTTTTGTTTCTTGAAGAAAATCTTCACAACAGTAGTTTCAGTTGCTTCTCAGTTGCAACACACATCTTCTGAAGGTTCGAAGATGCATGTTTTGTTAGCCAAGGAGCTGATAACTGCGATAGGCTACTTGTTGCAAATTGAATACGAAGTTATTGAGAATGATTTAGTTACTCTGTGGCTAATCATTCTCTCTTTCACGAGGCTTAGTAGTCTTTCATCAGAGAATGCAGAAGATGATTACCCGTTGACTTCATTGTTACTTGGTCTCGGATGCCAGTTGATAGATTTATACAGTGATCTCCGCCAG GTAAGTGTTGCTGTATTTGCTATGTGCAAAGCTGTAAGGCTTGTGATACCTGCTGATGGTGATAACGGGGAGATAGAGCCCCCACGGACTACTGTTTCCCTTGTAGAAAGAAGCGCACAATCAGTGGAAAAGCTCTTGTCATGTCAAGATCTAAGGCTTGCTATACATAGAGCAATTAAAGCTATACCAGAAGGCCAAGCATCTGATTTTATCAAGAGCTTGACTACAGATGTATCAGAAACCATAGATTGGATAAGAGTTAGTTGCTCAGCAAGTGCTAGAGAACAAGATGGACAGGTAGCAGCATTCTTGGCCGGAGCTTTGTCTTCTATCTATTCACTTATTCTCGACTCTCTAACTATTAAAACCGGGAATAGCATCAATGTTGGCGAGTCCTTGAATTCTCTGGTGCTTCTCATCCGTCCTTGCTTAACTCACCTTGTTTCTTCCGACTCAGATTGCATTGAAAATTTCCTTTCTGCTGTCACCGGAAAGGGTTTGGACATTATAACCGCTGAAAAGAATAGAGAGACCTACAGGAAGTCTGTGCGCTTttttattatcttcttcttgaGAATTTACATGTCTTCCCGAAGCTTAAGTAGGCAAGTGATTAGTCTTTTGCCTCCGAAAAAGTCAAAAGAGATGGCTGGTACCATGGGAGACTCTGCCACAGCTCGTCGCGGAAGTGATTgggtaaaaaagaaaagttggaATGATGAAGGCTATTTTTCATGGATCTGCCAACCTTCAGCTTCTATTGTTGACattattaaacaaattaaagCTATTTGCCTCAAGGATGACAGTGCAGATTGCTCCTTGttggtatatatattatatggagTCGCTCTTCAGAGACTTGTTGATTTAAACAGGGACATAAAATCACTTGACTATGTGTCACAGATAAGTGATCATCAGATGCATGATACAGTGCTCGAGCATGTATCAGTACTTAAGTGTGAAGGAGAAGAGCTTACTGAGTTTATTTTGGGTAACACCATCGTACCAGGATTTTCTGAAGGTGGAACTTTTGAAACGATGGATAACACTGATCAGTGGGTTCTCAGGGCTTCCGGCATCGACGGGAAGTGTTTGCCTGCTGTGCGTTTGTGGGTTCTTAGCCAGAATATTGATATTTGGTGCCCCCATGCTGGAAAAAAGAATATGAAGAACTTCCTGTCTCAGCTAATAGGAAGTTCCGTTCATGGAGACAAAGGCACTCAAAATAAGCAAACAGGGTTGGAGCAGTCTCCGTTAGGGCTTCTTTGTGATTCAGCGTTGTATGAGCATGAA TTTGTTCGCAGGTCTTTGGCGCCTAGTCTTTCCCACATACTCAAAACGACAGCGGACgcatttttcaaggaccttacCGAAGAAGTAGATTCACCACCAGATTGGTCAGAGGTGTTAATCTTGCTTGAAAGTTCAGTTGCCAAGCTTCAATCGGATGCCTTTTCCGAGGGGCATGTGTCACAGCTGGACATTGGAAAGTGTACAGCATGTCAAAgtctactaaatattttatgtggGATGCCCAAGGAGTATATGAATAAGAAGTTACTCCAACTTTATGCAAGTTTTCTTCTCGACTTTGAGag GTGTATAGTTTTTAGCATGCTGAGATGTTTGGACAAGCTGTCTCCGGGTGATATGCAAAACCTTTTCAGCCTGTTCATCACTTGCAGAAAAACTTTGAAAAGTGTTGCTATGGTTTCTTGCGACAAGGTGTTAAGATCTACCGAGTTGCCTCTATCTGATATTTCGTTGTTGACTTCTTGGCTTTTCAAGTCAGTACAAGCTGTGGTTACTTGTCAAGAGAGAGTTGGGAGTGATTTTACAAGAAAATCGAGAGACGCCGTCTTTGCTTTGATGGATCACACGTCATATATGTTTCTAACCGTAAGTAGAGATCAGTTCAGCAAGGCGCTGCCACTGTTTGATGGACAACTCAGTTCAACCGAGGGAAGTGAACAAGCAAACCTTGCATTTGAGAACGTGGCAGAACAGGCAGAAACTCTACTAACTGCTTTAAGGGCTACCTTCAGAGATGAGAATACAGTCTCTGAATGTAAGACTCTGATATTGAACAAGTTAGTACCCATAGTTTCTTCTCTCAGTGGGTTGTTGTGGGGACTAGCATCTACAGTGAGTCACAGAGATATGCAGAAGAGTCATAAGAACGCCAAATTGAGATGGAATTCAGAAGAATTCTCGAAGCTTTCCGGCGTTATCCATGTTCTTAGCAGTTTTATTGAAGTTTTTGCACAGTATCTGTTTCTTAGTTCCGATGTGCAGCGAGAAGTTCGAACCAGTCTCGACTGGACTAGATTGCTTGATGGGACCGAGGGTTCAAATGGTCTTGTGTGTGGTGAAATAGTGGAGACTAGCAGCGAtgtgaaaaaacaaattattgaGAGCTTAATAGAGGGGAACTCTACGGAAGTAGTATTGGCACTCAGGCATCTGTTAATTGCTTCTGCTGCTATATTAAATCTGAATCTGCAGATCAAAGGCATTACATTCTCACCTACATTTGTCCCTGTCCTCACAGGCATCTCATTTGATCTACTGTCTGTGTTAGCAGGCACGAGCGAGTTACCTCTCGAATTCTCATTCATATGGTTGGATGGTGCAGCGAAATATCTAGAAGAATTAGGGAGCCACTTGTGCTTGTATAAACGTATGGTAAACAGAGATCATCTGTACTCAAAGTCGATTGAGTTGCACCTGAAGGTGATTGGGAAATGCATATCGCTACAAGGGAAAGAGGCCACCTTGGAATCTCACGAGACGGGATTTGGTACTAACGTAATCCATGCTAAGAAAGTGCAGTCAGAAAGAAGCGTGTCTCAGAGATTACATTGGTTGGAGGAACTAAAAGTAAGGTTTAGAATGTCATTTAAAGTGTTAATACACAACTCCGAAGAGTCACATTTAAAGTCAGGACTAGAAACTATAGAAAGAGCACTGGTTGGAGTATGTGAAGCGTGCCCAGCTATATATAGCATACAGACTGGAGATAGAGATGGGGGTAGAATCTCTGAAACCGCTGCGGCTGGTATCGACTGTCTGGACCTAGTTCTGGAGCATGCCACAG GTCGCAATCGTTTGAATGAGGTTAAAGACCGCATTAAGGGTTTAATGTCGGCAGTGTTCGGTATCATGGCTCACATGCAGAGTCCAATTATCTTCTGCACAGATGCAGTTGTTGGTCCCAAATCTCCAGATACTGGATCAGTCATTCTCATGTGTGTCGAAGTCTTGATAAGAATAGCAGGGAAACACGCATTGTTTGAGATGAATCCATCTCACATAAGCCAATCCATACATATGCCAGGAGCAATTTTTCGTGATTTTGGAACTTTGTTACATAAGGATGATCAGCAACAAGATCTTCAAGTCGACCAGAAATTCTCAGTGAGCATGTATGCTGCTTGCTGCCGACTAATATATACATCTGTTAAGCATCATCCGAA AAAAACTGAGCGCTCCATTGCTACACTACTAGAATCTGTTTCTGCGCTTCTTCATTGTCTGGAGACAGCAGGAAACAAAGTTGGTAAGTTTGCAACATTTGAAGTGGAAGAGGGAATCACATGTGCTTGTTTTCTTCGGAGGATCTACGAAGAG CTAAGACAGCAGAAGGAAGTCTTTGGACATCATTGTTTCAAGTTCTTGTCAAGTTACATATGGGTTTCTTGTGGATATGGTCCTCTTAAAACGGGTATCAAAAG GGAGGTAGATGAAGCTTTAAGGCCTGGTGTGTATGCTCTCGTAGACTCTTGCTCTGATCAGGATCGTCAGTATCTACATACAGTATTTGGTG AAGGTCCGTGTAGGAACTATCTAGCAGCACTGAAACAAGAGTCCGATTTGAATTTCAAGTACGAAGGAAAGGTTTAG
- the LOC108839704 gene encoding protein ALTERED PHOSPHATE STARVATION RESPONSE 1 translates to MGCSNSKLGDDEAVQICRDRKRFIKQAVEHRTSFASSHIAYIQSLRKVSDALREYIEGDEPHEFVTPVKIMSSTSEGFIESKLEVSYLMASETRPVQVEEKPPTSPETYHVESYGADSFFGMNMNNSPNIPPPSPQNSQWDFFWNPFSSLDYYGYNYDNQRGVEDEVRRVREEEGIPDLEEEEDESLHTLMEATEEDCKTDQEVKVREVETQEQEQGDSNVVSTTDDDAKGEGFTVYLTRRPTSMGEVIKDLEDQFEIICSAANEVSGLLEASRAQYISSNTELSAMKMLNPVALFSSRSYSSTSSSRFLISSESSSSEFSEESCMLSGSHQSTLDRLYAWEKKLYDEVKSGERVRIAYEKKCLALRNHDVKGDSSSAVDKTRATMRDLHTQMMVSIHSIESISERIETLRDQELLPQLLELLQGLARMWKVMAECHQIQKRTLDEAKLLLAATTLKKRQQSSLPEINTQRLARSALNLVAQLRNWRVCFQAWIASQRSYVLSLTGWLLRCFRCDPDPEKVRLTTSPHLIYEVCIGWSRLLNGMNEKHVVDKLDFFACGMGSIFARQLREEDQSQGRDGSRSMELVEADKVVEEEMMNAEKLAEIAVKVLCHGMSVAVSSLSEFAISSADEHKKLVSHPEDATSEKHQEHTEV, encoded by the exons atggGATGTTCTAATTCAAAGCTAGGTGACGATGAAGCTGTTCAGATCTGCAGAGACAGGAAGCGTTTCATCAAACAAGCAGTGGAACACAGGACAAGCTTTGCTTCTTCCCACATTGCTTACATCCAGTCTCTAAGAAAAGTTTCAGACGCTCTACGCGAATACATTGAAGGAGACGAGCCACACGAGTTTGTTACTCCAGTGAAGATAATGAGCAGCACCTCAGAGGGCTTCATCGAGTCAAAACTGGAAGTCAGTTACTTGATGGCTAGTGAAACCAGACCGGTTCAAGTTGAAGAAAAGCCTCCTACATCACCTGAGACTTACCATGTCGAGAGTTATGGAGCAGATAGTTTCTTTGGGATGAACATGAACAACAGTCCTAACATACCACCTCCTTCGCCGCAGAACTCTCAGTGGGACTTCTTTTGGAACCCATTCTCTTCGTTGGACTATTACGGATACAACTATGATAACCAAAGAGGTGTGGAGGATGAGGTGAGGCGAGTTCGTGAGGAAGAAGGGATCCCTgatcttgaagaagaagaagatgaatctCTTCATACCCTGATGGAAGCAACAGAAGAAGACTGTAAGACGGATCAAGAAGTCAAAGTCAGGGAGGTTGAAactcaagaacaagaacaaggaGACAGCAATGTGGTTAGTAcaacagatgatgatgcaaaaggAGAAGGCTTCACTGTGTACTTGACTCGTAGGCCAACGAGCATGGGGGAAGTGATTAAAGATCTTGAAGATCAGTTTGAGATCATATGTAGTGCTGCTAATGAAGTTTCGGGTTTGTTGGAAGCTAGTCGAGCTCAATACATATCTTCTAATACTGAACTCAGCG CCATGAAAATGCTGAATCCAGTAGCTTTGTTCTCATCGAGATCTTATTCCTCCACCTCCTCATCAAGATTCTTGATCAGCTCTGAAAGCAGCAGCAGTGAGTTTTCAGAAGAGTCTTGTATGCTTTCTGGTAGCCATCAATCAACACTGGACCGTCTATACGCTTGGGAGAAGAAACTCTATGATGAAGTTAAG TCTGGAGAACGTGTAAGGATTGCATATGAGAAGAAATGTTTGGCGCTAAGGAACCATGATGTGAAAGGAGACAGCTCTTCTGCGGTTGACAAGACAAGAGCTACAATGAGAGACTTGCATACTCAGATGATGGTCTCGATACACTCCATTGAGTCTATCTCCGAAAGGATTGAGACTCTAAGAGACCAAGAACTGCTTCCTCAGcttcttgagcttcttcaaGG GTTAGCTCGGATGTGGAAAGTGATGGCAGAGTGTCACCAGATACAGAAGCGGACGTTGGACGAAGCCAAGCTGTTACTTGCTGCAACCACGCTCAAGAAGAGACAACAGAGTTCATTACCGGAGATCAACACTCAGAGACTAGCTCGGTCTGCTTTAAACCTAGTGGCTCAGCTAAGAAACTGGAGAGTTTGCTTCCAAGCGTGGATCGCTTCCCAGAGATCGTACGTGTTGTCTTTAACCGGTTGGTTGCTCAGATGTTTCAGATGCGACCCTGACCCAGAGAAAGTCAGACTAACAACTAGTCCTCATTTGATCTATGAAGTCTGCATTGGATGGTCAAGGCTGCTCAACGGGATGAACGAGAAGCATGTGGTGGATAAACTCGATTTCTTTGCATGTGGGATGGGTTCTATCTTTGCTAGGCAGCTTAGAGAAGAAGATCAGTCTCAGGGAAGAGATGGTTCGAGGAGCATGGAGCTTGTTGAAGCTGACAAGGTGGTGGAAGAGGAGATGATGAATGCTGAGAAACTGGCTGAGATTGCAGTGAAAGTACTCTGCCATGGAATGTCTGTTGCAGTGAGCTCACTCTCTGAGTTTGCCATCAGCTCAGCTGATGAACACAAAAAGCTCGTTAGCCATCCAGAGGACGCTACATCAGAGAAACATCAGGAGCACACGGAGgtgtaa